The sequence ctgaaccaggCATCAGCTGtgcacattgtacatgtccttggtgctgaaccaggCATCAGTTGTATACAATATACCTGTCGTTAGTGCTAAACTAAGTCTCAGCTGTGAACgctgtgcctgtccttggtgctaaaccaagtatcagatgtgcaaaagtgtGTACATCCTTAGAGCAGAACCAAGTATCAGCTGTGTACACTGCACCTGCCATTCATGCTGACACAAGTATAAGTTGTGATTgttgtgcctgtccttggtgctgaaccctGTATCAGAAATAACGGCATTTCGTCTCTAAGTTCTCCAAATGACGTCCTGATTACCCAGTTGTATTTCACAAAATTCGTTCTTACTAAGTTACAAAACTCATCAAAACTATCATGAAGAAGTCACAGCATTTCCCATCAATTGCGCAAATAATGACGTCATTTGAACAGTCTGCACAGAGCCATGTTCATATCTACCTACATAAGTCACCTAAGAATATCATCATAAATGGACATCATCAACACACATCTAACTATACAGTTCTAAACAAATTGCAGTGTGACCAAAATATCATGACTTTTTATCAGTTTTTCTTTAATAGCTAGACCAAGGGCTAAATGATGACATCATGTCCGCCTAGTCCCCGTTGCAGACTCCACAGAGAGAAAAATCGCTCCGGGGTCTGCCAGGGAGGCTTCGCTTACCCCATCCTCAGGCGGatcaaggataatgtccttTGGCGGATGTAGTGCCGATCACGTAGTTTTTCTAACAGTGTACGtaagaccaaggacattatataatgtccttggtaagaCTAGCGTTGTGTTTTACCGGTGGAGCTCAGAATCACAAAAGTTTGACTCTGCAGGctgataaacaacaaacaacaaacaaacaaacaaacatcctgTTACGTCACAATACAATAAATTGATTTGCCTGTGACGATTCTCGACTTAAGGTGACAGGTTGACATGCTTGGATTATCATCAATTATCTTTGAGGTCCCAGAATGCTTCGCGCTCATGACTCTGCTCACCTGTTCTGGTCTGTTTTTAATGAAATTCCAATGTTGTGATGCCGATTCTGAAAGGTTTGCCGTTTGACTAGCCAGAAAAGGGGTGGGGCTACCCGGTAACCAAGGGCAACGGTCACAAGTTCAGGTGAGGTGTCACGCCCCACTCCCAGCATTCCCTGCACTTCCTGTTCGCTGTCCCAGGTCGCAATATGACTCGCCGCACGCCCGTGGGTGGGGACAGGGAGGGTTTGGGGGCCGGGCAGGGGAGGACAGGGGACGAGCAGCTGTCTGGGGACGAGAACGGAGAGGCGCAGCAACGTGTCCTGCGTGACGTGGACATGGGGACACCGAAACAGTACTCAGTCGGTACGTTActcaccgcccccctccccactttctcatcaacatgaaaatagtaCTAAGTACCTGGCCTGTTGTCAACATTCGAATCTTTTCATCAGAACATAGCAGTCGCCGTAGTTTTTCTGCCGATAGTTTTTATGTAAGATCTATGATACGGGAAATGGTGGAAAAGTAAATATTTGCAGCCGTACTTGATAATCCAAGATCATGGTCAGACATCTTAGAGATAAtgccataatatcataataccaTAATATTTCATTCGAATGTCGGATGTGTCGTCACCTTGACACTAGTTCGGCCCCTAGCCGATCAGGACGATTTAGCACCATGCCTACGATCATTCATAGACGTTTCGCCTTCAAGAGGATGCCTAACCATAATTCTAACTCAATGGTCAACCCAAACCCTAGCCATAGCCATAATATGGGTTGTCCTGTAATTTCCTGGTGCCGAACTTGCCTGATTTACTAGTCGCTGAATTGCCAAGGTTCCGACACATCCTGATAAGTAGTCAATCATTTACCAGCTGTCGTAACGGTAATGTTACACAACCAAGAATGAGAGACCAGACCCAGAAAAAGAAGAGAGAAGGAGGTGGAAGGTCTTTTCAAATGTTCCATATCTATAAACCTCATAATGTCATTGATGTGTTGACGTTTTAGATTAAAAGAGTAGTTTTTCATCTCCTCGTAATGCCAGGCTAGTAGTCAGAGATGTTCTGGTCTGGCATTcctatagcctggatgccagacgtaGGGCTTACAGAGCTTGGCcccagggccaacatgccctcaaggaaattctacaacaggcacCCCTGAGTAAGACCCCTAGAAACCGTGCACAATAGATAGTATAAAGATCGGGAATCTGTCTCCCAGGCTAGCATTCTTGTGAAGTTTGAaacctgttttgttttcctgtCCATGCAGTTCAGATGCAGCGTTTTGCAGGGTTTGGAGTTGGGCTGGCCAGCCTTCTGACTGAGAATGTGCTGTCTCATCCATGTATTGTGTTCAGACGACAGTGCCAGGTAAAGATGTCATCCTTCcaaaactttcacttttgaaCATTGTTCTGTTTAACCAGTCATTTCTGGTTTGTAGCACTTCAAGATGAGCTCATCACAATAATCTGAATTCTGATCGGGACCActgaataacaaacaaacaaacaggcctGGCTGTTTGAGCATCGTAGAGCCAATCCCGTTCTTAGTACTAGTATGCATTTGCACTTTTTAATAAAGAAAATCTGTTTCAAGTCCACACAAAGTATGGATGTGTCTTTGTGTTAGTCTTATTTTCTGACATAACAGTGTTTTTGTGCATCTCCCAGGTTCACCACTGCTCCTACCGCTACCATCTCCAGCCCTTCTCAGTCCTGAATGTGATGTTGAAGATACAGGGAGCTCAGGTATGGTACTTTCTTTCTCAGTTTGGTCTTTGTACACAATCTGCGGTAGATTTGGGCTTCACATTACATTCATCTGTTCTTGATCAATGACCCATtcatgatacaaaaatcaagTCATTTCAAAGGTGATGAATGAGTGTGGCTTGAACAACAGTGCCGATCAAAGATCAAGACTCTGAAGTCTAAGTACAGGCAGGTGCAGGATTACAACAAATACAGCAGGAGAGATCTAAgatttaacccttgtcctgcagcTTCCAATATGTTGGAATCCAGATGttcatgctgatttgattgtgGGTACAAGTTTGTATCATGAACGCAAAATTCAAATTGATTTGAATCAACATGACTACCGAATTGATTTAAAATGATTTGACTTTGGATCATGAACCAAGCCtatgttacgttgatgaaggttagacatccaggtaataagatacgccaaaaaaaattactcaagcaactggataagattttgaaacaaactgtttcaaaatcttatccagttgcttgagtaattatttttggccaAGCCTATGTTATATgggctagccccctgctgttATGTATGCGCAACTGTGTGTCCCAAGTGCTGTAACACAGATAGGTATACATACTGCCCTATACACTAAAATCTTTAGTGGGGACTTAAACTTTATCGGAATGACATTTGAAATCAGAGCTCAAGTAAGAAAGAGATAATGTATACAAAGCTTTTTCCTTAGTCAAAATCTCTGGTAGTTTATTTTACTATGTGTACAGATTACCCCCACTCTGTGTAACATTTGGGATTCTTCCATTACATTGAATTGTTCTGTTGCAGGGCTTCTCTACTGTGTGGAAGGGGATGACCAGCAGGTTTGTGGTACAGGGCATCCAACTGGGCAGTGAGGGTATCATAGCGGAGTTCACAGACTTTCCTAGGTATGTAGTTCCCACATCGGTGAGATATGTCATATATTCATAGTTTTAACTGAGTTAATTGCTctaaattgtgtatttttctgaaACTGTACAATTATTGCAAGCATTATTATTAATTcaagatgaaaagaaaattaagtTCATGTACAGAGATAATCTTCAACATATTTTCCTATTGAATGGATGGATTCATTTGAatgtgaaggttagatatccaggtagaatattacatagtacaaaataacaACTGGATATATTTCCAAAGAGTAACAATCGACTATTCCGAGAGTTTATTCATTTGCAGTCAATCATTTGCTAACTTGCAGAAATTGCCAGGGCCTTAGACAGAAGTGAatactgactgtgtttccctgtttgATGTGTCCCAGGGAAGTCACCACACACAGCACCTTCAAACAAGTCTTCAAACACATCGCACTGAAGGGGTAAGTATTTGCTGACATCTTACCAGATATAAGTGGGCATCAAAAAAGTATTCGCACTGAATGATTCATTGTCAGACCATAGTATCAATCCATGCATTAGATCCTTCATCATATCTTACAAACCTtagcagcgctcgtgagtgcgactcgcatacaacatgtatgcgaccagttttttgagaatgcgactagatttaaaatcacggtcgcacggtgcgacaataaaaaattaagacctgcgccaggataatgcctGCAGAACcaagcggtaagccgaaaatataggtattccaacgctaccgcgaatatcgtcggtgaattttctatcatgttcccacacccgcggaacaaaaactatccgttcctagtggcaaagttacccatagaaataaaggatataagtttctctcctttgtggtgtatttgtttgatttgtaaaatgtttcaaacgccaaaactttgtcgatgaaagtgagcgctcgccggacgctcgctgttttcaatggcggccatgatgtttatgaaaaatagaccgcagcagaataaaaggcctgtttcctgcggtcatatctatacctgttcaagcgatgatttttacgatcaaaaattgataaatcaattcaaacggagttttattaaaaaaaatatcaaatttttattttgtcaccggtatcatttcaaagctcattacctgcccgttgttatgttgctattttcattttgctgctgtctatactgctgctgctgtctatactgcacagcggcgaatcacaaagctttctccatgcggtcggcctgtcattggatggcggcgccgcgcggtcctgacgcgcgaaatttgaactgcgcgtttcgaaggaaccgaagatatttgaccggttcggcacaaacagatcatttttgatactattgagcaagaattttaacgatattaaagtattttggattatttgtagacagagggtgagggtaaagggaaaagaaatgcctgtaaaaatgttgaacttgatgccagcagtgaagtttcaaattatggaatgtgactttatttgttttggtcatgaaccaaatagataagttttagagttatctatttatttatcattcaaggttatgtgagtcattacttgccttgttccaagtaaaaaataccatcatgtatttttcaacttgttgaacttgaggcaccatggcccccggataggggccagccggggaacctatgccgaatttttctaaaaatccatcgtactagtatcagtatgtaggaaggtacatgtattgaatgaattgaattgccaattgttctgcaccatcaatgtaggcttttatcttttatgatctattcaaatactttattcccggttgttaacattgattgataggagtattacttggtatagccaagacttttgcatgttcttccaactttttgtagtggtgctcctagatttttactggtgcccctaacttttttgagttaggagcacagtgctcctaggcctaaaagttagtctggagccctgcttagttgatataaaaaatcaaatcattgtCATGCCCAAAAGCTGGAAAATGGACAGATTGCAGCTGTAAGAGTTTTCAGCTACCATTATTAAAGATACAGAACTGATGTTGCTGACAAAGTACTCAAGGGATAatcaagatacatgtaacagaaaatCACTCATTCAATGAAATGTTGTTCTATAGAATTATAGAATTATGGTACTTTGAGCTTTGTGAAgattttctaacagtttctGTATTTCCTAGGTTGAGCATTGTGGTGACCTCGCCATTCTTCTGTGCCAGTCTGATAGAGACAGTCCAGGTTCGACACTGTCCTTCATCATCATTAAGATTTATTCATAATGCTCACAACCATAATATGTGGAGGGTAGAGGGATAGTTACACTACAGTACAGGGACGTGTTCTCTGACTTACAACATTGGACTTAGAGATGAACCATTATCAACCTCAGAAACATAGGAAACCTAATGGCTGTTTGATGCATGCTTCAGAAAAAGTGTTATTTTTCAACTGAGAAAGATGGATATGTTTTAACACATTCATATCCTTGTACATTATACCAAAGTCAAaactgcctaagaagaccaccaaaaagaatcttgtctatgtggacagatggtcaccatgGACAAGATtcctaatgcttgtgtcaatgggaaaaattatccaagggaccaccaaaaagttgccacattggccaggtggtacttatgtagaggtggtgacTTGTGTAGATTTGACAATGCtctaaatacaaatgtagtgaaGTTACGAATGCCCCgggtgtatttgtatttattaggACTGAAACAAGTCGTTACAATctgtcagcctaggcagctcttgctggtaacggctgacccacaaaaatcCAGACGAACGTACCACATGGATACAAACCTACAATAGTCattacaacatacatacataccatatcaatgtatatacatatatattcatatcataTGAAATAATCATAGGAATGTATTCCATCTTGAATTCCAGAGTGACATAGCTAGTGAAACCCCCTGGGTGCTGGACTGTGTGAAGGAGGGTTTCCGTCGGCTCCTGGGGTGGGGGGCGCCCACCACCACCCACCTCCTCCCAGTGTGGAAGCTGGTCCTCCCCACGGTGCTGTATGGTCTGCTCCACTATCTTGTCACCTCCATCGTCCAGTACATCGCGCTCGTCCTCCTACGCCAGGGGAAGGACCGACACAAGTTTGACATCGACGAACCGCTGGCCGACCGCAACATGCTGGAGACGTACTTCCCCGAACTGTTCGCGACATTCCTTGGTAACCTGTTCTCCGACGTCCTGCTGTTCCCTCTGGAGACCGTCATGCACCGTCTGCACATCCAGGGAACGCGGACGATCATCGACAACACGGACTGGGGGTCCGGCGTGCTTGCAATCAACACGCGCTACGAGGGGATGTCCGAGTGTTTCCGTATCGTGGTGAGAGAGGAGGGCTTTTTCGGACTGTACAAGGGGTTTGGTGCCCTGATTCTGCAGTATCTTCTCCACGCTGCGATTTTGAAGATAACAAAATGTATCTATGACATAATGTCTGAGAACTTTCCATCCAGACCTAAAGCGCCACCTAGGCAAAGACAGCAGTAGTGCAAGTGTTTTATTATCATGGTaaaatgtatatgtgtatgcaGGGTACTAAATGGTcttagaaaagaaaataaccACTGAAGCATAAAAGTTTATGGAATATAAAGGTTtattagaaatacatgtaattcctaCTGTCCATGTTGTCTACATGTAAGGAAGGCCTTAGATATCTTTCTTTCTGTACCTTTGTTATATTCCTTTAAGGAGATGCATTTAATGAATGTATGAAAAGATTGTCATTGAATACAAAAATGGATTTGTTGTAAGTTTTCAGTATGCTCTGGCAGTGGTGCATGCTGTGGTTGGAAGGGTCCTTAAATGCAGTAACTCAGGAAAGAGCCATGATGGTATACATACATTCATATTGATACTGTTTCTAGAGGTGCTACAAACTATGCCATTGATCTTCATATTGCTACGAGACATTTTCAGCAGGGCAAGGTGTAGAAATTGgaaacaaaatatagaaaagcAAATCTTGACCAACTCTTGTTGATTGAACAAATTTTTAGATACAGCCATAAATTGGTTTATTTATGAGCGTATAACTATAAGATCAGTCAAAATGACAACATTAGATTCCTCAGTGCCCATATATGCTCATGTTTGAATATGTTAAACTGGGTCCTGTATCCAGTTTGTTCTTACTGTTCTGATTGTAATGTGAAGAAGAGGACAAAGTTACTTAATTCCCTGAAACCTTGGGTACTGTTAAGTCTGTTAAGTTGGACAATTGTGTTGAATTATTGTATGATATTGAATATGAGACCATGTAGACATACCATTGTAAATGTGTATAATGCCTTATTTATACTTTCACGACCGGTGATGCAAAAATGTTAGATAACGCCGTCATGAACTTTGATGTGTGAATGTTGTGAATGAATTTTATTTTCGCAGAAATGTTGCTTGTTGCAATGCAGTCTTACATGATCCAGCAGGTTCTAGATGTAGACATTTTGTACAAGAACCGATGTAGTGtactgaattgaattgaattggacAAGAGCtaagcatgtacatgtgatatgCCCTGGCACCGGAGCATGCAGTGTGGTGATGTGTTGTCAGTACGAGTAATTAATAGCAAACCAATAAACTTAGCAGTGAAGTGATTGATATGTGCGCCTGCttgtatctttgttttgtttataccAAAGCAAGGTCCCTGTGGTTGTGCGTTCGCTGTTGAAACAAACGCACTTGGCAAACTGAAACTGATCTAGAGATGAGGTCAAAGCTAAGATTTCTACAGGCCCTTGTACTTTCAATCTCTAAGCTAAGCTCCAAAGAAGGGTGCAGTTAACAATAGTGAAGAGAAGGAAATTAAAGTGGTATGGACACGGAATGGGGTCAAATGGACTGTCCAAAGTAAACTAAGTTTAAGGAACAGTGAAATTCCActacagttccagagcaagctgctagggagcccagaCCGGCACCACTTCTGGAGGATCTGGAAGCAGTGGTGCCTAACTTATGACAAATACTCTTCCTGCAGTCTTGACGCTTTATTTCCGTGTTTTCAAGACTGCAAAATCAATGTCTATATTAAACCAAGTGTCTTCTCCGACTCCCTGTACGGTACAAGGACACCACTAGCACTTAGCGGAATGAAGTAGAACTGCAGTAAAATGTGCCGATGTCATGATGTCGCTGATTGGTCAAATAGAATGTATTAGCCAATCACACTCTTGCTCTGCGGGAATATATGACGATAGGTGGCCCGAATGTACCCATGGACTTGATATTCGTTGGCTGCTGAATTTCCAATTTCT comes from Branchiostoma lanceolatum isolate klBraLanc5 chromosome 2, klBraLanc5.hap2, whole genome shotgun sequence and encodes:
- the LOC136428388 gene encoding mitochondrial outer membrane protein SLC25A46-like, whose translation is MTRRTPVGGDREGLGAGQGRTGDEQLSGDENGEAQQRVLRDVDMGTPKQYSVVQMQRFAGFGVGLASLLTENVLSHPCIVFRRQCQVHHCSYRYHLQPFSVLNVMLKIQGAQGFSTVWKGMTSRFVVQGIQLGSEGIIAEFTDFPREVTTHSTFKQVFKHIALKGLSIVVTSPFFCASLIETVQSDIASETPWVLDCVKEGFRRLLGWGAPTTTHLLPVWKLVLPTVLYGLLHYLVTSIVQYIALVLLRQGKDRHKFDIDEPLADRNMLETYFPELFATFLGNLFSDVLLFPLETVMHRLHIQGTRTIIDNTDWGSGVLAINTRYEGMSECFRIVVREEGFFGLYKGFGALILQYLLHAAILKITKCIYDIMSENFPSRPKAPPRQRQQ